In Micromonospora purpureochromogenes, a single window of DNA contains:
- a CDS encoding sensor histidine kinase — MDGNLSAVVGVVSLVTALAAALWAVLRLRGRRGIATATQRATYEVLHTAGLAAEPLRTGLTPAGAAKAVRHLRALVGAAGLALTDSDALLALDGRGGHHGDQLLAAARRTVEAGRSTVLGESELHCDRVDCPVRGAVLAPLSAQGRVVGALVAIADAPPAPGLVQATLETAHWAGNQLALAELDSSRERLARAEIRALRAQISPHFIYNALTAIGSFVRTDPERARELILEFAEFTRYSFRAHGEFTTLAEELRSIDRYLTIERARFGDRLQVRLQIAPEVLPVTLPFLCLQPLVENAVRHGLSRKPGTGMVSIEARDEGAECHITVEDDGVGMDPATLTAGIAELARAGSDPTDDTGQHVGLSNVDERLRSVFGDRFGLVVETGPGSGTKVSLRVPKFHPGVRAGS, encoded by the coding sequence GTGGATGGCAACCTCTCCGCCGTCGTCGGCGTCGTCTCGCTGGTCACGGCGCTGGCCGCCGCGCTCTGGGCGGTGCTGCGGCTACGCGGCCGGCGGGGCATCGCCACCGCCACCCAGCGGGCCACCTACGAGGTGCTGCACACCGCCGGCCTGGCCGCCGAACCGCTGCGTACCGGCCTGACCCCGGCGGGCGCGGCGAAGGCCGTACGTCACCTGCGGGCCCTGGTGGGGGCGGCCGGGCTGGCGCTCACCGACTCCGACGCGCTGCTCGCCCTGGACGGGCGCGGCGGCCACCACGGCGACCAGCTGCTCGCGGCGGCCCGGCGGACGGTGGAGGCGGGCCGGTCGACGGTGCTCGGCGAGTCGGAGCTGCACTGCGACCGGGTCGACTGCCCGGTACGCGGGGCGGTGCTCGCGCCGCTGAGCGCGCAGGGCCGGGTGGTCGGGGCGCTGGTGGCGATCGCCGACGCCCCACCCGCGCCCGGGCTGGTGCAGGCCACCCTGGAGACCGCACACTGGGCCGGCAACCAGCTCGCCCTGGCCGAGCTGGACTCGTCCCGGGAGCGGCTGGCCCGGGCGGAGATCCGGGCGCTGCGCGCCCAGATCAGCCCGCACTTCATCTACAACGCGCTGACCGCGATCGGCTCGTTCGTCCGCACCGACCCGGAGCGGGCCCGGGAGCTGATCCTGGAGTTCGCCGAGTTCACCCGGTACTCGTTCCGGGCGCACGGCGAGTTCACCACGCTGGCCGAGGAGCTGCGCTCGATCGACCGCTACCTGACCATCGAGCGGGCCCGGTTCGGCGACCGGTTGCAGGTGCGGTTGCAGATCGCCCCGGAGGTGCTGCCGGTGACGCTGCCGTTCCTCTGCCTCCAGCCGCTGGTGGAGAACGCCGTGCGGCACGGGTTGTCCCGCAAGCCCGGCACCGGCATGGTGAGCATCGAGGCCCGGGACGAGGGCGCCGAGTGTCACATCACGGTGGAGGACGACGGAGTGGGCATGGATCCGGCCACGCTGACCGCGGGGATCGCGGAGCTGGCCCGCGCCGGCAGCGACCCGACCGACGACACCGGCCAGCACGTCGGCCTCTCCAACGTCGACGAGCGGCTCCGGTCGGTCTTCGGGGACCGGTTCGGCCTGGTCGTCGAGACCGGCCCCGGCTCGGGTACGAAGGTGAGCCTGCGGGTGCCGAAGTTCCATCCCGGCGTACGGGCGGGATCGTGA